A region of the Oncorhynchus gorbuscha isolate QuinsamMale2020 ecotype Even-year linkage group LG02, OgorEven_v1.0, whole genome shotgun sequence genome:
CACCTAGGACCAGAAACGGGAGGATTAGAGAGATAGGCCTATGGCATTTAAAGCAACTTAATCTCATTCAAGATAACGCTTAGGTGATGGTCTCACCTGCCCCCACTTCCCAGACTCCACACAGAATGATGTCACCACATTCTCTGAGTTGTTTCCTCCAATCACAAACAGCCGGTCCGTAGCACCCAGGAAGTAGAGGCTGGGGAGGTCAGCGTTGGCTTTGGTTAGGGTAGGGAGCAGCTCAGACCATAAGTCTGGGAAAGACAGAGAAAACAGGAgtgtgcatgtctgtctgtgtgtgtttgtatgtgtgtgatagGGGCTCAAATGCTGTTAGTGATTAGACTACAGCCTGCAATTGACCAACACGTAAGGTTGCAAGGAACAACTCCACTCAAGATTGATACTGCTTTACCTTGCCTGGTGTCATACTGTAGAAGCAGCTTTTCTCCAGTCCTCTGGATGTTCCCCAGGACATAGAGATGGGAGCCCAGGCTGGTGGCCAGAGGGAGGTCATGGGACAGGGACATGgtgaactgtaagtcagtcaaaGGCAGAGAGGAGACAAACCTGCagcagagaacacacacaaacctaTAGGTTAGACTAAGAGGTACAGACTCAAGTTACTTTGGACAAAATCAAGACATCGATATTTTTGTAATGCTTTTTGTAAAAAAAGATCTTCCAATTCTGAATTTGTGATTAATCGCGAGTAAATAATCACAGCAAATACTGTGATTAAGACGATGAAATGTTTTCATCGTTCAACAGCCATAGTAGCAACataataatacacaataatatCCAGGTAGGAGCCGTATCCTACGTCCATGTGTTGTCCCTGGGGTGGTATCGCTCCACAGCAGTGTAGAGGGCTGTGCTAGAGTCAGGAGTCACCAAAGAGTCCAAGTACCAGCCTCCCACAGCATAGATACAGCCATCACATGACACCGCACTGAAATGCCTCCTGTGCTGTCGGGAAGACAACAGATACAGACACTTAATATACCTTTTATATAACAATGATTGATTTTCATGAGGTGGATGTCTTTCCTGTACCTTGATGAGAGGTGCAGTGGAGACCCAGGTGTTGGTGAAGGGGTTGTACCTAAAGGAGGCCATTTTGAACTCCCAGCCCCTCTTAGCCCGCTGCCTGTAGCCACCGATGAGGTAGAGGTAGTTGAGTAGAACCACCGTGGTGAAGCACCATTTATCAGCCATGAAGGGGAGCTCTGTTAGTGGACGCCAGTCACCAGTGACCTCTGATCCATCTAGGGTGAAGAGGTGGCGGGCGGCTTCTGTTTCCAGGTCATTCCAGGAGGTCAGGTTCTCCTTCCTCACGCAGCAGAGCCGGAGATCACCCTGCCACCTTAGACGGGTCAGTTCAGCCCTGTCTTCAGCCGGCAAACACCTGGCCATGCATTCACAATATGAAGAATAATCCATTTTCAGTTGAAAGGAGAGTTCACTCCTTGCAGCTGAAGATTATTTGCTTGGTGTGGAACTTGAAACCCATGAAGTAGGCCGATTAAATGAGGTCAAGTATTGGGGAATGTCATGCTGTACCTGGTGAGGTGAGACAGCTCCAGAAGGTGTCTGCTGAGGTAGGAGAACACAGTCGTCTCCAGCTCAGTACAGctgatgtcccgggccagagccAGGTAGGACAGGCAGGTGTCTGGGGTTAGAAAACCAGACAGGGCCAACAGGCACTGCGACACAAAGGCCTCAGCCAGCAGGTAGCTGCCCACCTccagagtcagacagagaaatTGAGTTATCATACATACAACATTTCAAACAATAAATTGCTGGTGCTCTGTGTGATGTGCCAGCCTGGGACAGATTAATTTCCATATGAGTGGAAAATAAGTATGATATATGGGGAATAAGACGTCCACCCACTTGGATGTGTTCTCCCAACTCCTCCGGGGGAACGCTGAAGTCATTCCGGAAGCAGAATTCTAGGAGGGAATGGAAGACTGAGGAGGGAATGTGGTCCAGGACAATCAggctctctgtggtctctctc
Encoded here:
- the LOC124001767 gene encoding kelch repeat and BTB domain-containing protein 13, translating into MISHLRPYVKVVVLWISGWLKYALEKMWRMPFSVPHTWVTSPGNSGEGLYDRLSKEWLTNEVYRTYHHGSGTMVTVQTSTHDFYVNLGRLTDCSEYFRALSQSSMRETTESLIVLDHIPSSVFHSLLEFCFRNDFSVPPEELGEHIQVGSYLLAEAFVSQCLLALSGFLTPDTCLSYLALARDISCTELETTVFSYLSRHLLELSHLTRCLPAEDRAELTRLRWQGDLRLCCVRKENLTSWNDLETEAARHLFTLDGSEVTGDWRPLTELPFMADKWCFTTVVLLNYLYLIGGYRQRAKRGWEFKMASFRYNPFTNTWVSTAPLIKHRRHFSAVSCDGCIYAVGGWYLDSLVTPDSSTALYTAVERYHPRDNTWTFVSSLPLTDLQFTMSLSHDLPLATSLGSHLYVLGNIQRTGEKLLLQYDTRQDLWSELLPTLTKANADLPSLYFLGATDRLFVIGGNNSENVVTSFCVESGKWGQVKGAEKVALAGQGTVLGDQVYMPGIEHNAAVRLDLHSLSLTVLPPLPICIRYEALLHLSF